A genomic region of Parus major isolate Abel chromosome 14, Parus_major1.1, whole genome shotgun sequence contains the following coding sequences:
- the RPS2 gene encoding 40S ribosomal protein S2: MADDAGAAGGAGAARGGFRGGFGTGLRGRGRGRGRGRGRGRGARGGKAEDKEWIPVTKLGRLVKDMKIKSLEEIYLFSLPIKESEIIDFFLGSSLKDEVLKIMPVQKQTRAGQRTRFKAFVAIGDYNGHVGLGVKCSKEVATAIRGAIILAKLSIVPVRRGYWGNKIGKPHTVPCKVTGRCGSVLVRLIPAPRGTGIVSAPVPKKLLMMAGIDDCYTSARGCTATLGNFAKATFDAISKTYSYLTPDLWKETVFTKSPYQEFTDHLAKTHTRVSVQRTQAAAVAAT, encoded by the exons ATGGCGGACGACGCCGGTGCTGCGGGAGGAGCGGGAGCGGCCCGCGGGGGCTTCCGCGGTGGATTCGGGACCGGGCTGCGGGGCCGCGGGCGCGGCCGCGGGAGGGGCCGCGGGAGAGGCCGCGGGGCCCGCGGAGGTAAAGCCGAGGATAAGGAG TGGATTCCTGTCACCAAACTCGGTCGCCTGGTCAAGGATATGAAGATCAAGTCTCTTGAGGAGATTTATCTCTTCTCGCTTCCCATCAAG GAGTCGGAGATCATCGATTTCTTCCTGGGCTCCTCGCTGAAGGATGAGGTGCTGAAGATTATGCCTGTGCAGAAACAAACCCGTGCTGGGCAGCGCACCAGGTTCAAG GCATTTGTGGCCATCGGGGACTACAACGGCCacgtggggctgggggtgaaGTGCTCCAAGGAGGTGGCCACGGCCATCCGTGGGGCCATCATCCTGGCCAAGCTGTCCATCGTGCCCGTGCGGCGCGGCTACTGGGGCAACAAGATCGGGAAGCCGCACACGGTGCCCTGCAAG GTCACCGGGCGCTGTGGCTCCGTGCTGGTGCGTCTGATCCCGGCTCCCCGCGGCACCGGGATTGTGTCCGCCCCTGTCCCCAAGAAGCTGCTGATGATGGCTGGCATCGACGACTGCTACACATCGGCGCGGGGCTGCACGGCCACCCTCGGCAACTTCG CTAAAGCCACCTTCGATGCCATCTCCAAAACCTACAGCTACCTGACTCCTGACCTCTGGAAAGAGACTGTCTTCACCAAGTCTCCTTACCAG GAGTTCACTGATCATCTGGCCAAGACCCACACGAGAGTGTCGGTGCAGAGGACCCAGGCAGCCGCTGTGGCCGCCACCTAA
- the TBL3 gene encoding transducin beta-like protein 3, with product MADTEPAAAAVPVRFKSNYAVTRKIEPFYKGGRIQISRDGKFMFCPCGSKVNVIDVETGALLHSLQQDEEEDVTAFVLSPDDEVLVTGSRALLLRRWHWREPSCERTWRAVHTAPVATMAFDPTATLLATGGCDSTIKIWDMIKHYCTHNLKGSSGVVHLVEFHPDISRLQLFSSSMDYKIRIWDLSSSKCVAVLDGHFSAVTSLAFADGNTLLSSGRDKICMVWDLETRQSKRTVPVYETVEATVLLPEEGDFSQLGVKKQGLHFVTAGSKGILRVWDVATAACVHTQAVPFALREEPSERSLSQCQFVPARNEILTVSLEHNIVFYDAQSLQLRKQLAGYNEEVLDVKFLGPGDSHIVVATNSPQLKVFELATSHCQILYGHTETILALDVFRKGLMFVTGAKDRSIRVWRMGRAGRVTCVAQGLGHAHGVGAVTCSRLKENFVVTSSQDCTIKIWNIPESLTSKAKAALISSPEPLHARVTERGHDKDINSVAVSPNDKLLATGSQDRLAKLWSCSDCSLLGVFSGHKRGIWCVQFSPVDQVLATSSADGTLKLWGLRDFSCLKTFEGHDASVLKIIFVSRGAQLLSSGSDGLLKLWTIKTNECVKTLDGHEDKIWGLHSNKKDDTVVTASSDSCITLWQDVTEIEEKEAQAKQEEQIMKEQELSNLLHEKRYLKALGLAISLDRPHTVLTVVKAILKEPEGRRHLEENIVRLRKDQKEAVLAFLVTWNTNSRNCHEAQAVMEMLLKHEAPDSLLQFSGIKSAVESLLPYTERHFQRLGRLLQASTFIEFMWQNMRLAAVAQQDQGTL from the exons ATGGCGGACACGGAGCCGGCCGCCGCCGCTGTCCCCGTGCGCTTCAAGAGCAA ctaCGCTGTGACGCGAAAGATCGAGCCGTTCTACAAAGGAGGGCGAATCCAG ATAAGCCGGGATGGGAAGTTCATGTTCTGCCCCTGTGGGAGCAAAGTCAACGTCATCGATGTGGAAACGGGAGCTCtcctgcacagcctgcagcag gatgaggaagaggatgtCACAGCATTCGTGCTCAGCCCTGATGACGAG gtgctggTGACAGGGAGCCGGGCGCTGCTGCTGCGCCGGTGGCACTGGAGGGAGCCCAGCTGTGAGCGCACCTGGCGAGCTGTGCACACTGCACCCGTGGCCACCATGGCCTTCGACCCCACGGccaccctgctggccacag gTGGCTGCGACAGCACCATTAAAATCTGGGATATGATCAAGCACTACTGCACACACAACCTGAAAGGATCCTCTGGAGTGGTTCA cctggtcGAGTTCCACCCCGACATCTCCCGCCTGcagctcttctcctcctccatggATTACAAGATCCGCATCTGGGACCTGAGCTCCAGCAAATGTGTGGCAGTGCTGGACGGGCACTTCAGTGCCGTCACCTCGCTGGCCTTTGCAGATGGGAACACCCTCCTGAG CTCTGGCCGTGACAAGATCTGCATGGTCTGGGACCTGGAGACCAGGCAGAGCAAACGAACTGTCCCTGTCTACGAG ACTGTGGAAGCCACTGTATTGTTGCCTGAAGAGGGAGATTTCTCTCAGCTGGGTGTGAAGAAACAAGGGCTGCACTTTGTCACAGCTGGCAGCAAAG gCATCCTGAGGGTGTGGGACGTGGCCACAGCTGCCTGTGTGCACACCCAGGCCGTGCCCTTCGCGCTGCGGGAGGAGCCGAGCGAGCGCAGCCTCTCCCAGTGCCAGTTTGTTCCTGCCAGGAATGAGATCCTCACCGTGTCCCTGGAGCACAACATCGTCTTCTACGATGCTCAGAGCCTGCAGCTCAGGAAGCAG CTCGCAGGATACAACGAGGAGGTTCTGGATGTGAAGTTCCTGGGCCCTGGTGACTCTCACATCGTTGTGGCCACCAACAGCCCCCAGCTGAAAGTGTTTGAGCTGGCAACATCCCACTGCCAGATCCTGTACGGCCACACAG aAACAATCCTGGCTTTGGATGTCTTCAGGAAAGGCCTGATGTTTGTCACTGGTGCCAAG GACAGAAGCATCCGTGTGTGGCgcatgggcagggctggcagggtgaCCTGTGTGGCCCAGGGCCTGGGCCATGCCCACGGCGTGGGtgctgtcacctgctccag GCTGAAGGAAAACTTCGTAGTGACCAGCAGCCAGGACTGCACCATCAAGATCTGGAACATTCCAGAATCCCTCACTTCCAAGGCAAAAGCAGCCTTGATCTCCAGTCCAGAGCCCCTCCATGCCAGGGTGACCGAGAGGGGCCATGACAAG GACATCAACAGCGTGGCAGTGTCCCCCAATGACAAACTGCTGGCCACGGGCTCGCAGGACCGGCTGGCCAAGCTGTGGTCCTGCTCCGACTGCTCCCTGCTGGGGGTTTTCTCTGGCCACAAACGTGGGATCTGGTGTGTGCAGTTCTCCCCTGTGGATCAGGTCTTGGCCACCTCCTCGGCTGATGGGACCCTGAAGCTTTGGGGACTTCGGGACTTCAGCTGTCTGAAG acCTTTGAAGGCCACGATGCCTCGGTGCTGAAGATCATCTTTGTGAGCCGAGGGgctcagctgctcagcag TGGATCTGATGGTCTCTTAAAACTGTGGACAATTAAAACAAACGAGTGTGTGAAAACATTGGATGGTCATGAAGATAAAATCTGGGGCCTTCACTCCAACAAGAAGGATGACACGGTGGTGACAGCCTCCAGTGACTCCTGCATCACCCTGTGGCAG gatgTGACTGAAATTGAGGAGAAAGAAGCACAGGCTAAACAGGAGGAGCAGATTATGAA agagCAAGAGCTTTCTAACCTTCTCCATGAGAAGAGGTACCTGAAagctctgggcctggccatTTCCCTGGACCGGCCACACACGGTGTTGACCGTGGTCAAGG CCATCCTCAAGGAGCCTGAGGGGAGGAGGCACCTGGAGGAGAACATCGTTCGGCTCCGCAAGGATCAGAAAG aggcagtgctggcctTCCTGGTGACGTGGAACACCAACTCCCGAAACTGCCACGAGGCCCAGGCCGTCATGGAGATGCTCTTGAAGCACGAGGCACCCGACAGCCTCCTGCAGTTCTCGGGAATTAAATCTGCTGTGGAGTCCCTGCTGCCCTACACGG agcgACACTTCCAGAGGCTGGGCCGGCTGCTCCAGGCTTCCACCTTCATCGAGTTCATGTGGCAGAACATGAGGCTGGCAGCTGTGGCCCAGCAGGACCAGGGGACTCTGTGA